DNA from Prionailurus bengalensis isolate Pbe53 chromosome X, Fcat_Pben_1.1_paternal_pri, whole genome shotgun sequence:
TCACAAGTCCAAAGCAAACGCGCCAGGGAAAATCTAACCATTTTTAGAAGAATAACAGACACCAATCTCTCAGAGAGCTTTTACGAAGGACTGCAAAACTGCTCTGTGGCCTACGTGGAAGATGAACGTCCCCAACCCCCCGACTCAGAAACAGCCATGTTTAGCCACCCCAATGCCATGTCTGACAGCTTCAGAGTAAAAGCCATCCGAGTCAAAGGGGACAGCTGTTGAGCAGTGATCCATCTAGGGTCCCCACACAGTCCTGGAGGTAGACGCCTGTCTGCCACGTGCCACTGCGGAGGGCCTAGGCAtcctcactctgctcctgctgctccccaCCTGGGAACACACCCAGTGTCTCTCAATCCaaagaggcaggggcagagccaAGGTCCTTTTTGTCACTTGGAGATGCTCTGCCAATTTCCCGCTGGGGAAGCATCAGAGTATTCCAGCCAACGGCAGGGTCACCGTGGCCATCTTGCAAAGAGCCATACCTTCCTGCTAGAAGTCTAGAAAGCTCAGACAGAGGCTGATCATCCCCTCTGGGTTTCCCACGCTGGTATTCACAAGGCAGCCACTCTCACAGGCTCTGGCGGCATAGGTGTGCCACTCACTCAGCCAAGCCAGGGGCCAGGAGAAAGGTGACTACTAGGACAAAAGGCTTCGGGGTATCTGCTCATCCATGTGGCCCCTGGATCTGCAGCCACAGGCACACTCAGGGCTTTCCAATTTTCCTTTCTAGCACTTGTCAGTATCTggactcatcttttttttttttttttttttagagagagagagagagagagagagagagagagagagagagagagagagaaggcacacaagcaggggaggagcagagggagaggaagagaatcctaagcaggctccacactcagtgtggagcccaacccaTGAATTCACGACtggagatgaaatcaagagtctgatgcttaaccacccaggcacccctggattcaCCTTACTTGTAGGCTCTCGACATGACTTGTGGAAGGAGGCTTCCACCGcctttcttccaggaagccttctctgatgcCCTAAGGCTGCCAAGTTGTTGGTCCCCCTTGGCTGACACAACCAGTCTCAGGGCAAGGCACTGCCCAGCTACCAACCATtcactgtccccccacccccaccccaccaaccaCAATATCCTTAGGTTGTCCCTAGCAACTGCCTCGGTCCCTCCCCAACCCCGAAGTCCTTGAGGCTAGAAGCCATATCGGTCCAATTTCCTACTGTCATCCCAAGACCGAACAGAATGCCTGGTCCAGAGCTCAGACATAAAAACATTTCCTGAATTAATGAACGCGccagaaaatgaaggaagagatGGTGGGCTTGGGGGTCAGGGAGGCCTCGGTCTAAACCCACCATCTCTTGGTAGCAAACAGTTTAACCTTGCTGAGCTTCCTGTCTAAAACCCACGGAACAGAGGCACCCACTTCACGTGGCTGCTGGGAGGACGCAGCAAGCCATTTGGTCCCCAGCAGGGCAGGCCCACTCCTTCACTACACCAGCCCCTTAGGCCAGTTTTCATGGCTGATGTCCAGTGGTGGGGGCGGCATGCGGTGGACCCCTACAGCTCCCAGCGGTAAATCCTCCTGGGAGTCCGTTGGTGCTACGCAGGTAACTCGGCCACGGTGGTGAGCTGCCCCCGCACCTAGCTCTGTATCTGGGCCACCACCCCACCGCCCGCCTTGGATCACATCACCACCTGGGCTAAACCTCTCCCTCACCTGGTCCCGATGCTAGATGTTTCCTTCAGGCTTTAGCCAAAGCCCCAGAGAGCTCTCAAGATAGACTTACTCCCCTGACCTTGCTCAGGACAGATACAGGCACCTTCCCTCGAGGGCTTACACAGGTTCTACCTCACACCTATGCCACTCTGTGACGCTACCCATCAGAGACGCCCAGTTGAAGGCAGGATGGGACATATGCGCAGGCCTGCCGCTCACTCGTTAAGCAGGGAGGTGGACCGTCAGCCATGCTGTGATGGCGCCACAGAAAGAAAGGGGTCCTGGGTGGTATGTGTTCCTGACAAAGGATTCCCATGCTCCACATCTTAGCGAGGCTCCTTTCCCTGGCATGTTTATGTTACATCAAGTGCCGATGGTGGCTGCGTGTTTTTCCCACAAGGTCCCAATCAGTCAGACCAAAGATCTACGGTTCATCTCTAAAGCTTCCCATACCCAGGACAACCAGTCTCAGGGCAAGGCACTGCCCAGCTACCAACCATTcactgccctcctcccaccctaaCGTGGACACAAGCACACATAgaaagggaggtcagggaggaCACAAAAGTCTTCACCAAGACACCAAGGGAGCCCAGCTGCCAGAGCCGTCAGGGCCTCTGGCAAGCCCCTCATCAGCAAGTTAAGAGAAATGAGAATTTCATAAAGCATAAGCTGTCAAAGGGTAGTCTTCCCGAGGGGGTCAGAAGGCAGAGGCATAGCACATGCGTCCACAAGGAGtgtcagcaaagtcacaggattcTGGAAGGTCAGGGTGGGCTAGATCCTTTGAGACAGGGGGGAAATTGGAACCCAGAGACAGGAGGGTGGCCACACTGTAGGTTAGTTGGGGGGAGCCAGGCCGGGAGGTCATACCTCTTGTCCCCTAAAGTCAGTCTTGGCTCCCTGATGCTTCGGATGGCTTCTGACCCACCCAGGGACTAAGTTATCCTCATTTAAGTGTGTAAAGAGAGAGGAATGAGACTTGAGTGAATAACCAAGGTCCTAAACGGAGAACTGCGGAAACAAAGCCCCCACGGCCACCCCACCTCACCAGCGTCAGAAAATCTAGCTCCCTCCCATTCTGGACGCCTGCGGGATGAAAAAGCATCTGGAACTATAAAAatgtcggggcgggggggtgatGTCCGGAACACTTGGCAAAATTCGGTTCTCCAACTCCACAGGGACAAGTGACAAAAAGGTCCGCAACAGAAAAACCCGAGGAGGTACTGGGGCTAGGAACAGGATTCCTGAGGCCGCAAGAGGAAGGCGGGCCGGGACACGTGACCGCTTCGGCAGGGCTCCCACAGTATACTAGGGAGTTGACACTCTGCCGGCCGCTGCccgctctccccgcccctccgGGGCTCCCCCCGCCCAAGACCCAGACCCCTGGGAAAGCCCAACAAAGGGCCAACTTGATCCAATCCCCTCACTGACAGCGGAGGCAGCCAATCAACTCCAGCGCGTAGCCCTCGCCCCGCCCCTCACGGGGCCCACAGCCAATCGGGCTCCAAGACGCTCCGCAAGCCAGCCGCCCTCGGCCCGGCCCAGCGAGTGCTGCGGCTGTCCCCGCGGCCCGCTACCCCTTCTCACCTCCCAAGGACGGCAGAGGAGGGCCGGTCTGAGCACCGCTTTCGCAGCGCCACCGATGACCGCCGCCACCTTCAGCGCCATGACGGAAAGTGAGAACCGCCGCACGTCCAGACACGTAGACACCGCTATCGCGAGAGCTTGGCAGGGCGCGAAGTGCCGGGAGCCGGCATGGACCCAGTAGTGCGCACGCGCGCTGACGCGCCTGTTCTCACGCCCCCTTCCGGCGCCGAGAGCGCcaccgcctccgccgccgccgccgccgccgccgcagtcgccgccgctgccgccgccgtcGCCATCTTGATGGGGCGGCCACCGAGGCCTCTGGTCTGGGGAGGGGACACGTCAGTGCCGCCTGTGGCGTCACTGGCCCGCCGGCGCCTGATTGGCTGCCCCCGCTGCTTACGCGTCGCGCTTCCTCGTTTGCCCCTCGTGTTCAGGGgagtctctccctttttctctcggCAGAGAAGAGGCGATGGCGGCGCTGGCATCTCTCGGCGCCCTGGCGCTACTCCTGCTGTCCAGCCTCTCCTGCTGCTCAGGTAGCGGCCTGGCCGGAGCCCCTTTCTGGCGAGCCTCTCTCCCACGACTGGTGGTgcgtggggggaggaggggtacGGGCGAAGCGGGGTTCTGGGCCTTCTTCCTCCGAGCGGCAGGTGGCCCCGGGGCGCGGCGACCGAGGCCACCACACGCTCCTGCACCACACACGTTTACCCAGCGGCCAGGCTGCTGGAAGAAACAGCCAAAACTTCCCAAACCTACCCCCCCCCCGCGTCCGCCCCTCCGAGGAAGAGTACCAGAGTCTGTCTCGTTCCCAGCTCCAGCAGGGAAAGTGACATACGTCCCTGCTCCCACCCGGAGTTCCCAgtcctggagggggtgggggtggtcggACAAGAGCAAAACTCGGCAGCGCAGGGCTATCCGAGTGAAAGACTAGGCTAGTGGGAGAGGAGCCACCTGACCCGGTGCAGTGGGGCCAGGCCTCCCCAGGAAGGGAGCTGTAAGTGAAGAGAGGAAGCGGGGATGGGGCCCGACAGAAGGACCATGAACGTGGGCAAGTTAGAttggaaaagagggaagaaaggggaaaagggtgggggagggcttgAGTGCCGGGCCAGACCCTTGACTTTTTCCCTGAGGCCCTGGTGTATTCTTACAGGGCTTTTCAGCAGAGTTGAGCCACGGTCAGATCTACATGTACATTCTTGAGAGATTCTTAACACCTGGTGGCGGggttgaactcaggaactggagTCCAGAAGCGTGTTGAGGAGGAGGTCCTTGCAGGAGCCAGCGCTAAGTCTGGGGGGGCCTGAGTCAGGGATACTTTGTACACATTCACTTTACCTATGCGCCACACCACGCCGCCACTGGGGCCAGTGCCTTTGGTGCCTGGAGGGTTTCATCAGCCTAACTGGCTTCCCTACCCGCGCCCTTCTCACCTGCCCCTCAGGAATTACCCATGGTGTAGCCAGTGGTGTCTGGAAGGGACAAACCTGACTGTAAAACCCTGTGGTGCTCCACAAGGTCCTTAGGAAAAAAGCCAAGCTTAGCAGGGCACAGATGTGGCCCCTGAGAACCAGCCCCCACTAACGTTCCCAGGCATCTTCCTCCTGCTGCCCAGCTGCAAGGCTTCTCTGTCTGCCTCATGCATGGCTGTGCCAGGACACATTCAGAGAGCAGCTGGCTGAGAACTTTCCCACTGGTAGCATCTGCTTGGCACCCTGTGATTTAGGCagtgtccttccttccctgcagCCTCGAGCAGCGTGATGATGGCTGAGGCAGCCTCCTTTCTCTCGGGGCAGCCCTGTTAAAGGGTACAAGCTGTGCCCGTTTCCTTCCCTCGGAGACACTGGGGCCAGTCTTGGCCTTCTGCCAGCcgtgggtgggggcagagacccTTGCATCTCAAGCCCTCACGGGTTGCAAGCTGCACCATGCTTGGTGTCTGCGGAGGGTGCCGTCAATAAACCGGCCAGGGCTGTGCACGGCTCTGAATCGAGGTCCGGCTGCAACCCCAAGCCCTCGCGTGGCTTCCGTGTCCATAGGTCCAGCCACAGGCCCCAGTTGTGCAGTGAGTCCGTCCTGCTGCTGCCGCCTCCACCCCCTCCCACGTGCGTGCTCGCTCACCTGCTCTTTTGCCCTTACGTTGAGGTTCCGCCTGTACAAAGCCTTCGCAGCCCTGGCCTTCCTTCAAGGCCATCCCACCCTACCCCTTCCACCGCCAATGCACTTCTGACTGAGTGTTCGGATCTGTCTCTCACATCCCACCTGACAGGTTCCAAAGGGCCCCGTGTGTCAGCCGACAAGGTCTGGGAAGTGGGTTTGGGCAGTCCCTTCTGCCCCCCAGCCCAGCACCCACAAGTTGGGCCATACGTAAGCACGTCTGCCTTCTCCCCACAGCAGAGGCCTGCGTGGAGCCCCAGATCACCCCTTCCTACTACACCACCTCGGATGCCGTCATTTCCACTGAGACCGTTTTCATCGTGGAGATCTCCCTGACATGCAAGAACAGGGTCCAGGTGAGGCAGGGTCCAGGGGGGATTCAGCCAGAGCCAGAGGTCCACAGGGAGCCTGGGACCTTGGGCATCAGGTCCTCACTGGCAGTTGATGGGATCAGACCCAGGGACCCATGTAGACAGAGGGAGATTGAGGATTTTGACTTACGGGTAGAGGAGAGAGGGTAGGGCACAACCAGGCCAGACTGTGTGAAGCAGGTGTTAAGAGAACATTTTCCTAGTCTGCCTCGGTGTGGAAATGTAGGTAGACGTCTTGCTGTGCCTTGTAAGGGTGCGGGGAAATGAGAAACAGCAGGGGTTCGGCTCCTGAGCGCCCATAGCCTGGAGCCCTTTCCTGGTTGCTGTTTGCCTAGGTGGTCTTTCCTGAGTGCAGCACTCCTTGGGTGGCTCGGGGGCACCCCCTGACCCCAACACCCTCTCCCAGGCTCAGAGGAATGAGTACACTTCAGTTACCCCACCCGTGTTCACAGTTAACAGGCTTGCCGTGGGTTAGGGAGGTCGGGCCATAGTGGGTAGATGTGCAGAGGCAGTAACAGCATCGACGGGGGTCGGCTTCCTGGCATCGCTCCGGTTGCGGCAGGCGTACCTCCATGGCTCTTACGTGGTGCCCCCTGCCAGACACAGTGTGGTCCCCAAGTGTGTCCAGCCTCCCTGCCCACAGGCCACGAGTGCTGCTGTGAGCAGCACAGTGGGGTTTCTGctgacttggggggggggggaaggtgacTCTCTCTTTGTCCCGTCCCAGAATATGGCTCTTTATGCTGATGTCAGTGGAAAACAATTTCCCGTGACCCGGGGCCAGGACGTGGGACGTTATCAGGTAAGGGATGCTGATGTCGCGGTTGTCATTTGGGGGGAGGCCACCTGCCCACCGGCATGACTTTGAAGCCCTAGGGATGGCCCAGTGGAGCAGGATTGCGGTTGTTTGACTCAGGCTGCGGGTGGTGGTACTGTGTCAGTGCTGCCGAGAGGCCTGGATGTGTCCACTGTGCCCACCTTGGTCAAACCTACCCAACCCAGGTGTCCTGGAGCCTAGACCACAAGAGTGCCCATGCAGGCACCTATGAGGTCAGATTCTTTGACGAGGAGTCCTACAGTCTGCTGAGGAAGGTGAGTATCAGCGACCCGGAGCCCCGCCCAGGCCTACAGGAGGGAGGGTGCACCTCACTTCCACGGCCACCTTCACCCTGTAGTGCCTCTTACCCGAGCTCCAGGCCACTAGGGGCCTTGCCTTCACAGAGAAGGCTGACccagggtcgggggtgggggggtggtgtgcCTTCCTGACCACCTGCCACGCCTGTGCTCGCACCTTCCGCGTTTCTCTCTTGCCCGGCTCTTCTGTCTTCCGTGGCTTGGGCCAACGTTCCTGCCCGTCcaacctctccccaccctgcctggcGGCACCCCTGACCCCAGCATCTCCTTGCAGGCTCAGAGAAATAACGAGGACATTTCTATCATCCCACCCCTGTTCACAGTCAGTGTGGACCATCGGGTAAGCGTGCTGAAGAGGCCAGCCGGTCTCAGGGGAAGCAGGGAGCACGCCACAAGCCTTGCcctttttgaggggtggggacgGGCCGGGAGAGGGTCGGTGTGCCTTCGCGCCCTAGAGGGCAGGTGGCCGGGGCTGGCTGGTTCCTTGCCCTTCTCTCCCCTGAGGTGGCTTTGGTCTCCTTTCTTGCAGGGCACCTGGAATGGACCCTGGGTCTCTACCGAGGTACTGGCTGCAGCCATCGGCCTGGTGATCTACTACCTGGCCTTCAGTGCCAAGAGTCACATCCAGGCTTGAAGGTGGCACCGAGGGGCCCTCCTTGCTACTTGCAATAAACAGTTGCTGGCTGTCACTGGTATTCAGGACGTGGGCTCCCGACTTGCGTTGTCGTGCCTTCTGCACATGCGCAGAGCT
Protein-coding regions in this window:
- the SSR4 gene encoding translocon-associated protein subunit delta isoform X1; the encoded protein is MAALASLGALALLLLSSLSCCSAEACVEPQITPSYYTTSDAVISTETVFIVEISLTCKNRVQNMALYADVSGKQFPVTRGQDVGRYQVSWSLDHKSAHAGTYEVRFFDEESYSLLRKAQRNNEDISIIPPLFTVSVDHRGTWNGPWVSTEVLAAAIGLVIYYLAFSAKSHIQA
- the SSR4 gene encoding translocon-associated protein subunit delta isoform X2, which codes for MAALASLGALALLLLSSLSCCSEACVEPQITPSYYTTSDAVISTETVFIVEISLTCKNRVQNMALYADVSGKQFPVTRGQDVGRYQVSWSLDHKSAHAGTYEVRFFDEESYSLLRKAQRNNEDISIIPPLFTVSVDHRGTWNGPWVSTEVLAAAIGLVIYYLAFSAKSHIQA